A section of the Bryobacteraceae bacterium genome encodes:
- a CDS encoding resolvase produces MKPSATTRVALYARVSTSDQGQTADNQLLPLREFAARQGWQVVDEFVDESSGARSDRPALRAMLEAASQRRFDLLLFWSLDRLSRQGALKTLELLDQLTRYGIAWRSYTEPYLDSAGPFGEALIALLASLARQERLRVQERVRAGLERARREGKRLGRPRRVFDRFAVIELRRRGASWREVARRLGISTGTARRVWAEWQARRAENLPAVESGS; encoded by the coding sequence ATGAAACCTTCCGCAACAACGCGCGTTGCGCTCTACGCCCGGGTGTCGACCTCGGACCAGGGCCAGACGGCCGACAACCAGCTGCTTCCGCTGCGGGAGTTTGCGGCGCGGCAGGGCTGGCAGGTTGTCGACGAGTTCGTCGACGAGTCCAGCGGCGCGCGCTCGGACCGGCCGGCGCTGCGCGCCATGCTCGAGGCGGCCTCGCAACGCCGGTTTGATCTGCTGCTGTTCTGGTCGCTTGATCGGCTGTCGCGGCAGGGGGCACTCAAGACGCTCGAGCTGCTGGATCAGCTCACCCGTTACGGCATTGCCTGGCGCAGCTACACGGAGCCGTATCTGGACTCGGCCGGGCCGTTTGGCGAGGCGCTGATTGCGCTGCTGGCGTCGCTGGCGCGGCAGGAGCGGCTACGCGTCCAGGAGCGGGTGCGGGCGGGGCTGGAGCGGGCCCGGCGCGAGGGCAAGCGGCTGGGCCGGCCGCGGCGGGTTTTCGACCGGTTTGCGGTGATCGAGTTGCGCCGGCGCGGAGCGAGCTGGCGCGAGGTGGCCCGCCGGCTGGGCATCAGCACGGGCACGGCGCGGCGGGTGTGGGCGGAGTGGCAGGCGCGGCGTGCCGAAAACCTGCCGGCCGTCGAAAGCGGGAGCTGA